AGCTGTCTCAAAAATCCAAGAAAGGGAAGAGAAAAAAGTCACACTCTTATATTGAAGAAAATTCTGTTTTGAAGTACAAAAAGAAGCAAACGGAACCAGTTGGATGTAAAAAATCGGACAGTGGAAATATTGGTACATTGCAAGACATCTCacacattttaaaaaagaaagactgGGCCTTTAACGAAGAAACACTGACTGGCCGTGAAAGTTCTAAAGAACATCTGCCGAAATCTTCAAACTCTGATGGTTACATTTCAGCTCATTCTACAGAATCTAGTAGCAACAATCATGCTCTATCAAAAATGTATCTTAATAGTAGAGTAAAATATGTAGAGTCCACTACAGACAAGAGTAATGACACTGTTGAAATAAACCATGCAAAACCTCTGTCTACTGACAGCAGTAAAGTTGACTGTGCCAAGGGTATAGAAACTTATGTTAGTCAGACAAATAGTACTATAGATAAAGACACTTGTGTtaccagaaaaaagaaaactgtgaagaaaaataaaaaaaatcgatCAAAATTTGTTAGTTCTGTTGAAAATTCCACCACAATTCAAAGTAACTCCAACACACTTTTAAGCTTGCAAAATGTTCCATGTGAAATGAAAATTAATCCATTTGTCAATATCAAGtccttaaattatatttcatttagttgtaaaaaaaattttcCAGCACATGACATCTTAAATCAATTAGAATTTAAAATCCAAGACTCGTCAACACTTGATCAAAGAGAGACCTGCATCCTAGAagttttcagaaaacaaaacaagagagGATGTTCAGTAAAAGTGGGATGTCACAACATCCTTCTCCATGGTAGCCAAAAAGGCAAATGGTCTAGCAATACCAGCAAGAAAGAAGGGCCACTATCAGAAGAAAAAGCTTTAATGTCCATTATTCCCACAAATAGAGATTTTAAGTTGAAAATGCCTCAAACTGCCCGGAAAAGCTTTCCAAGGTCTCAAGTATCATTTCCCATCAAGCTCCCGCATCAGAAAACAAAGACTAAAAAAAGATTAGCTTCTGAAGGCTTCATCAAACAGATCCCTAGAGTTTCTTCATCTTCAGTGAAACAAATATCTACAAGTGATTCAGCTTCATTATTACCAACAGTAGAAATGAAATATCAGGAAATACCTCGTGTTAAAATACCAAAGTCTAGGAGAAAATCCAGTTTTGGAAAAGGGTACAAGAAATCAGAAAGTTCTCAAGTAGATGTGAAGATGGTTCGGAAGCAGGGTGGGGTATCAGTGAAGAAAAGCTCTTCTAACAGAAAGTGTTATTCAAAACAGTTG
This genomic window from Tachypleus tridentatus isolate NWPU-2018 chromosome 10, ASM421037v1, whole genome shotgun sequence contains:
- the LOC143231129 gene encoding uncharacterized protein LOC143231129 isoform X1; this encodes MDWTYGEVKQMKSFTTEAETTTETQEVEKLLFRSSVQLARNQLSQKSKKGKRKKSHSYIEENSVLKYKKKQTEPVGCKKSDSGNIGTLQDISHILKKKDWAFNEETLTGRESSKEHLPKSSNSDGYISAHSTESSSNNHALSKMYLNSRVKYVESTTDKSNDTVEINHAKPLSTDSSKVDCAKGIETYVSQTNSTIDKDTCVTRKKKTVKKNKKNRSKFVSSVENSTTIQSNSNTLLSLQNVPCEMKINPFVNIKSLNYISFSCKKNFPAHDILNQLEFKIQDSSTLDQRETCILEVFRKQNKRGCSVKVGCHNILLHGSQKGKWSSNTSKKEGPLSEEKALMSIIPTNRDFKLKMPQTARKSFPRSQVSFPIKLPHQKTKTKKRLASEGFIKQIPRVSSSSVKQISTSDSASLLPTVEMKYQEIPRVKIPKSRRKSSFGKGYKKSESSQVDVKMVRKQGGVSVKKSSSNRKCYSKQLSILDFVIKSAPPVFLKQQNRKDEPHLSNGRVDSNYDTTQEVRSLPGEESCSKNMGCLHCPKEIPDIIKSHVSAGPSHQCY
- the LOC143231129 gene encoding uncharacterized protein LOC143231129 isoform X2, with translation MDWTYVKQMKSFTTEAETTTETQEVEKLLFRSSVQLARNQLSQKSKKGKRKKSHSYIEENSVLKYKKKQTEPVGCKKSDSGNIGTLQDISHILKKKDWAFNEETLTGRESSKEHLPKSSNSDGYISAHSTESSSNNHALSKMYLNSRVKYVESTTDKSNDTVEINHAKPLSTDSSKVDCAKGIETYVSQTNSTIDKDTCVTRKKKTVKKNKKNRSKFVSSVENSTTIQSNSNTLLSLQNVPCEMKINPFVNIKSLNYISFSCKKNFPAHDILNQLEFKIQDSSTLDQRETCILEVFRKQNKRGCSVKVGCHNILLHGSQKGKWSSNTSKKEGPLSEEKALMSIIPTNRDFKLKMPQTARKSFPRSQVSFPIKLPHQKTKTKKRLASEGFIKQIPRVSSSSVKQISTSDSASLLPTVEMKYQEIPRVKIPKSRRKSSFGKGYKKSESSQVDVKMVRKQGGVSVKKSSSNRKCYSKQLSILDFVIKSAPPVFLKQQNRKDEPHLSNGRVDSNYDTTQEVRSLPGEESCSKNMGCLHCPKEIPDIIKSHVSAGPSHQCY